In Prunus dulcis chromosome 1, ALMONDv2, whole genome shotgun sequence, the following are encoded in one genomic region:
- the LOC117613995 gene encoding zinc finger MYM-type protein 1-like, which translates to MERFFKRKLSTDSSSLSNPGSSNARPIEVDEILANLQADPGLRTRMADYSPNIRDEIRRAYLQKGPCQPRSYKFPQTNQSGINRRFIAHWFDDHDWLEYSIAKDAAFCLHCYLFKSNFDQVGGDAFTGVGFNNWKKAKERFNLHVGPVGSVHNQAREVAYNLMHQTTHIETIVIKQTSQARTAYRTCLNASLKCTRYLLRQGLSFRGHDESAQSSNKGNYLELLQFLADHDEKVKAVVLENAPENLKLIAPSIQKDLVNSCAKETIDLILSDVKDRYFSIMVDEARDVSIKEQMAMGLRYVNDKGQIIERFVGVQHVTDTTSSALKEAIDEFFSSVNLSFSKLRGQGYDGASNMRALVAVAKKNIDVNSFFTTANSLVNVVGASCKRRDALRAQYQEELVRAFEDDCLITGRGLNQERTLKRAGDTRWNSHYGTLISIISMFPSVVNVLQMIVDDNPNDSSGEAYKLWREIQSFEFVFHLFVMKAILGITNTLSLALQKKDQDIVSAMNLVKTCKENLQLMRDNEFEELVEQASSFCYKHDIIVPTMDEEYVIPGRSRRNAPMKTNYHRYRVEIFIHVIDGQLAELNDRFNEVSTELLTCLACLSPKNNFVAFDKRKLVRLAQFYPYDFSDRDLLMLEDQLGVYVHHMRSSSDFSQLEGISSLAEKMVEKGMHEIFPFVYLLLTLALVLPVATASVERAFSAMNIIKNPLRNRMGDQWLNDSLIVYIERDVFAFKELERVEGGEGLEGRGGQRDVVGVIGEAERGGGGRAGSLEASIQRPLDKE; encoded by the exons ATGGAACgattctttaaaagaaaattatctaCGGATAGTTCTTCTCTGTCTAATCCGGGTAGTTCAAATGCAAGACCAATTGAAGTAGATGAGATCTTAGCTAATCTTCAAGCAGACCCTGGACTAAGAACTCGAATGGCGGATTATAGTCCTAATATTCGGGATGAGATCCGAAGAGCATATCTACAAAAGGGACCTTGTCAACCTAGAAGTTATAAATTCCCACAAACTAATCAATCAGGAATTAATAGACGCTTCATTGCTCATTGGTTTGATGATCATGATTGGTTGGAATATAGTATTGCTAAAGATGCTGCGTTTTGTCTTCATTGTTATCTCTTCAAATCTAATTTTGATCAAGTGGGTGGTGATGCATTCACTGGGGTAGGCTTCAATAATTGGAAGAAGGCGAAAGAAAGATTTAACCTTCATGTTGGACCGGTTGGTAGTGTTCACAACCAAGCTAGAGAAGTTGCTTACAATTTGATGCATCAAACTACACACATTGAAACAATTGTGATCAAGCAAACAAGCCAAGCTCGCACGGCTTATCGCACTTGCTTGAATGCATCACTTAAGTGCACTAGGTATTTGTTGCGGCAAGGGCTTTCTTTTCGTGGTCATGATGAAAGTGCACAATCAAGTAATAAAGGGAATTATTTAGAGCTCTTGCAATTTCTTGCGGATCATGATGAAAAAGTTAAGGCCGTTGTGTTGGAAAATGCTCCggaaaatttaaagttaatagctccttcaattcaaaaagatcTTGTCAATTCTTGTGCTAAAGAAACCATTGATCTTATCTTGAGTGATGTAAAAGatagatatttttcaataatggtGGATGAAGCACGTGATGTTTCAATAAAGGAGCAAATGGCGATGGGGTTGCGTTATGTGAATGACAAAGgacaaataattgaaaggtttgtgggggTTCAACATGTAACCGACACTACTTCAAGTGCACTAAaggaagcaattgatgaattcttttcttccgTGAATTTGAGCTTTTCCAAGCTACGAGGACAAGGTTATGATGGAGCTAGTAATATGAGAG CTCTTGTTGCGgtagcaaagaaaaacattgatGTCAACTCTTTTTTCACAACGGCTAATAGTTTGGTTAATGTTGTTGGAGCATCTTGTAAGCGTCGCGATGCACTTAGAGCACAATACCAAGAAGAGCttgtgagagcttttgaaGATGATTGTCTTATAACGGGGCGGGGCTTAAATCAAGAAAGGACTCTCAAACGTGCCGGCGATACACGATGGAACTCACATTATGGTACGTTGATTAGTATCATTTCTATGTTCCCATCTGTGGTGAATGTGCTTCAAATGATTGTTGATGATAATCCTAATGATAGTTCGGGTGAAGCCTATAAGTTATGGAGAGAAATAcaatcttttgagtttgtgtttcacTTATTTGTAATGAAAGCTATATTGGGAATAACAAACACTTTGTCTCTAgcattgcaaaagaaagatcaagacaTTGTGAGTGCAATGAATTTAGTGAAAACATGCAAGGAAAACCTGCAGTTGATGAGGGATAATGAGTTTGAAGAATTGGTTGAGCAAGCATCCTCGTTTTGTTACAAACATGATATTATAGTTCCTACCATGGATGAGGAATATGTAATTCCAGGGAGATCACGGCGTAATGCTCCAATGAAGACAAATTATCATCGTTATCGTGTGGAGATCTTTATTCATGTAATTGATGGGCAACTTGCGGAGTTAAATGATCGCTTCAACGAGGTAAGTACTGAGTTACTTACTTGTTTGGCATGCTTGAGTCCAAAAAATAACTTTGTGGCTTTTGACAAACGAAAGCTAGTTCGTCTTGCTCAATTTTATCCTTATGATTTTTCGGATAGAGACTTATTGATgcttgaagatcaacttggtGTTTATGTTCATCATATGCGTTCGAGTagtgatttttctcaattggaaGGGATTAGTAGTCTTGCGgaaaaaatggtggagaaaggaatgcatgaaatatttccttttgtgtaTTTGCTTCTTAcattggctttggttttaccGGTTGCAACTGCATCAGTGGAGAGGGCATTTTCCGCCatgaatattattaaaaatccaCTTCGCAATAGAATGGGAGATCAATGGTTGAATGATAGCTTGATTGTTTACATTGAGAGAGatgtttttgctt